A stretch of the Thunnus thynnus chromosome 7, fThuThy2.1, whole genome shotgun sequence genome encodes the following:
- the tlcd5a gene encoding TLC domain-containing protein 5a isoform X1 — protein MAVLVVCALLCLSGWVSLYFILCNINGSRSYEWNCRLVTLFHGILAVCITAYIGYVDGPWPFTYPGTKNTPLQISAMVVSLGYFIFDMGWCVYFRTEGPVMLAHHTMSILGILLTLWLGESGIESCAVLFGSEITNPLLQARWFLKQTGHYGTLLGDVVDVLFVLLFVVMRIFVGGTMLYCELISPRPRFFIKCGGVAMYALSWVFMVDIVRFAIRKSKSWHKQQRDQQGAVAANGHEGKKD, from the exons ATGGCAGTGCTTGTGGTTTGTGCACTCCTGTGCCTGTCCGGCTGGGTCTCTCTCTACTTCATCCTGTGTAACATTAATGGGTCCCGGAGTTATGAGTGGAACTGTCGTCTTGTCACCCTATTTCACGGCATCCTGGCAGTCTGCATCACAGCATACATAGGCTATGTGGATGGACCCTGGCCTTTCACTTATCCAG GTACTAAGAACACCCCTCTGCAGATAAGTGCCATGGTGGTGAGTCTGGGCTACTTCATTTTTGATATGGGCTGGTGTGTGTACTTCCGCACAGAAGGACCCGTTATGTTGGCCCACCACACGATGAGCATCCTGGGAATCCTGCTGACCCTGTGGTTGGGGGAGTCTGGCATTGAGTCCTGTGCGGTACTCTTTGGCAGCGAAATCACCAACCCCCTCCTGCAGGCACGCTGGTTCCTCAAACAGACGGGACATTACGGGACACTTCTGGGGGACGTTGTGGACGTcctgtttgtgctgctgtttgtggtGATGCGAATCTTCGTGGGAGGCACAATGCTGTACTGTGAGCTGATCTCCCCAAGACCCAGATTCTTTATCAAGTGTGGGGGAGTGGCTATGTACGCTCTATCCTGGGTGTTCATGGTGGACATTGTTCGATTTGCCATTAGGAAGAGCAAGAGTTGgcacaaacagcagagagaccAGCAAGGGGCAGTAGCAGCTAATGGTCATGAAGGGAAGAAGGACTGA
- the tlcd5a gene encoding TLC domain-containing protein 5a isoform X2, with product MAVLVVCALLCLSGWVSLYFILCNINGSRSYEWNCRLVTLFHGILAVCITAYIGYVDGPWPFTYPEGPVMLAHHTMSILGILLTLWLGESGIESCAVLFGSEITNPLLQARWFLKQTGHYGTLLGDVVDVLFVLLFVVMRIFVGGTMLYCELISPRPRFFIKCGGVAMYALSWVFMVDIVRFAIRKSKSWHKQQRDQQGAVAANGHEGKKD from the exons ATGGCAGTGCTTGTGGTTTGTGCACTCCTGTGCCTGTCCGGCTGGGTCTCTCTCTACTTCATCCTGTGTAACATTAATGGGTCCCGGAGTTATGAGTGGAACTGTCGTCTTGTCACCCTATTTCACGGCATCCTGGCAGTCTGCATCACAGCATACATAGGCTATGTGGATGGACCCTGGCCTTTCACTTATCCAG AAGGACCCGTTATGTTGGCCCACCACACGATGAGCATCCTGGGAATCCTGCTGACCCTGTGGTTGGGGGAGTCTGGCATTGAGTCCTGTGCGGTACTCTTTGGCAGCGAAATCACCAACCCCCTCCTGCAGGCACGCTGGTTCCTCAAACAGACGGGACATTACGGGACACTTCTGGGGGACGTTGTGGACGTcctgtttgtgctgctgtttgtggtGATGCGAATCTTCGTGGGAGGCACAATGCTGTACTGTGAGCTGATCTCCCCAAGACCCAGATTCTTTATCAAGTGTGGGGGAGTGGCTATGTACGCTCTATCCTGGGTGTTCATGGTGGACATTGTTCGATTTGCCATTAGGAAGAGCAAGAGTTGgcacaaacagcagagagaccAGCAAGGGGCAGTAGCAGCTAATGGTCATGAAGGGAAGAAGGACTGA